TGACGGCGGGCCCCGACGGAGAGCAGCTGCGCATCGTGCCTCCGGCGACGAAGCCCGCGAGCTTCGCCATGGACAGCCGGGGTGACCACCGACTGGCGATGTCAGCGGCCACCCTGTGTGTGCTGTCCGGGGTTCCCCTGGAGCTGACGGGGCCGGAGTGCGTGGAGAAGAGCTTTCCGGGTTTCTGGCGGCAGCTCGCGCGTTCGGGTGTCCGCTATTCCTGAACGTGCGGGACGGCGCCGAAGGTTCGCCTCTCGGACTTATCGTTCTTTTTTGTTGAAAGCGTCCGCCGCCCTGTGAAATCTCCGCCCATGCCCAAGGACACGCTGACGATCACCGACAATCGGACCGGGAAGACGTACGAGGTCCCGATCGAGAACGGCTGTATCCGGACCCCCGACCTGCGCCAGATCAAGACCGGTAGCGATGACTTCGGTCTGATGGGCTACGACCCGGCGTTCCTGAACACGGCGAACTGTAAGAGCGCCATCACGTTCATCGACGGTGACAAGGGCATCCTGGAGTATCGCGGCTACCCCATCGAGCAGCTGGCGGAGAAGTCCAACTTCCTGGAAGTGGCCTACCTGCTCCTGAAGGGCGAGCTGCCCACGGAGAAGGAGCTGGAGGTCTTCACCAACCTCGTCACGCACCACACGTACGTGCACGAGAACGTGAAGTCCTTCATGGACGGGTTCCGCTACGACGCGCACCCCATGTCCATGCTCGGCTCCACCGTGGCCGCGCTGTCCGGCTTCTACCCGGACGCGAAGAACATCCGTGACGAGCGCAGCCGCGAGATCCAGATCACCCGGCTCATCGCGAAGATGCCCACCATCGCCGCGTTCTCCTACCGGCACACGATGGGCCTGCCGTACGTCTACCCGAGCAACGAGCTGTCCTACGTCGCCAACTTCCTGACGATGATGAAGCACATCGGCGGGGCGTACAAAGTGCACCCGGTGCTGGAGAAGGCGCTGGACGTGCTCTTCATCCTCCACGCGGACCACGAGCAGAACTGCTCCACCACGTCCGTGCGCACGGTGGGCTCTTCGCAGGTGGATCCGTACTCCGCGGTCGCCGCAGGCGTGGGCGCGCTCTACGGCCCGCTGCACGGCGGCGCCAACGAAGCCGTGCTGCGCATGCTCCGCGACATCGGCCACGTGTCGAAGATCCCGGAGTTCATCAAGCAGGTGAAGGGCGGCGAGGGCGAGAAGAAGCTCATGGGCTTCGGCCACCGCGTCTACAAGTCCTACGACCCGCGCGCCAAGGTCATCAAGCGCGTGGCGGACGAGGTCTTCGAAGTCACCGGCAAGAACCCGCTGCTGGACATCGCGCTCGAGCTGGAGCGCATCGCGCTCGAGGACGAGTACTTCGTGAAGCGCAAGCTGTACCCCAACGTCGACTTCTACTCGGGCCTAATCTACGAGGCGATGGGCTTCCAGGCGGAGATGTTCCCCGTCCTGTTCGCCATCCCCCGCACGGTGGGCTGGTGCGCGCAGTGGGAGGAGATGGTGACGGACAACGAGCAGAAGATCGCCCGTCCCCGTCAGGTCTACACGGGCGCCACCCGCCGCGACTACGTCGCCCGCGAGAAGCGCACGGGCCAGAAGTAGCCACGGCTTGAATCCCTGAAGCACGGAGGGGGCGAAGGATCCGTCAAGGATTCCTCGCCCCTTTCGCTTTGTCCGGGCCCCGAAGCTCCGGAGGTCCGGAGCCCCTGGGACGTCCTCAGTCGTGCGCCGCCGCCCCGTTCGTCTCGCGGTAGAGCGCGTCGATGGCCAGCGCGTACTTCTCCTCCACCACCTTGCGGCGCACCTTCATGCTGGGCGTGAGCTCCCCGCCCTCCGTGGTGAACTCACCGGACAGCACGGTGAAGCGCTTGATGGTCTCGAAGCGCGACAGCTTCGGGTTCACCTCGCGCTCCAGGGCCTCGTGCAGGTGCTGCTGGAGCCGCGGGTCCTTCACCAGGGCGGCCAGGTCCTCCGACCAGCCGCGCTCCTTCGCGAACCGGCGCGCGCGGTCCGGATCCAACGTCACCAGGGCCACCAGGAAGTTGCGCCGGTCGCCCAGCACCACCGCGTGGCCCACGGGCGACACGGCCTTGATGAGCTCCTCGATGTTCGCGGGCGACGTCTTCTTGCCGCCGGAGGTGACGATGATCTCCTTCTTGCGCCCGGTGATGCGCAGGAAGCCCCCGTCATCCAGCTGCCCCACGTCCCCGGTGTGCAGCCACCCGTCCTCCAGCAGCTCCTGCGTGGCCGCGGGGTTGCGGTGGTAGCCCAGGCACACGTTGCCGCCCCGGACGAGGATCTCCCCGTCCTCCGCGATGCGGACCTCCACGCCCAGCATGGGACGGCCCACCGTGCCCAGGCGGGCGCACTCGGAGGTGTTCACCGTGGCGGGGCCCGTCACCTCCGTCATGCCCCAGGCCTCCAGGAGGATGACGTCGATGGAGGCGAAGAAGTCCAGCACCTCCCGGCCAATGGGCGCCGCCGACGTGGCGAACACCCGCGCCTGGTCCAGGCCGATGCGCGTCTTCAGGGGCGCGAACACCAGCTTCCGGGCCAGCGCGTACTTGGCCTCCATGAGGACGGGCACGCGCTCCTGGTTGAGGTGGCGCGTGTTGCGCTCCAGCGCCGTGCCCCGGGCCCACTCCACCAGCCGGCGCTTCAGGGGCGGCTGCGCGGCCAGCCCCTCCTCCGCCTTCGTCTTGAACTTCTCCCAGACGCGCGGCACCCCGAAGAAGATGGTGGGCCGGACCTCCTGGAGGTTCTTGCCCAGCGCGTCCAGCGAGTCCGCGAAGTACACCTGCATGCCCATCAACAGCGGGCCGTGCAGCGACACCACCTGCTCCGCGATGTGCGACAGCGGGAGGTAGGACAGGAGCCGGTCATCCTCCATGTCGCGGAAGTCCATCGTTTCGCCCAGCTGCTTCGCCGTCCACGCCAGGTTGCGGTGGCTCAGCGCCACGCCCTTGGGCTGCCCGGTGGTGCCCGACGTGTAGATGAGCGTGCCCAGGCCGTCCGGGTGGAGCGCGTGGACGCCGTCCCAGTAGGGGCCCTCGTCCGCCCGGCCCCCGGAGGCCACCACGTCCGCGTACGTCAGCACGCCTTCGGGCAGGGGCGTGGGCGGGTCCACGACGATGACGTGCTTGAGCGCGGGCAGCCGCCGCTGGAGCTCCAGCGCGGTGGCCAGGTGCTTCGCGTTCTCCACCAGCAGGAAGCGCGCCTCGCAGTGACCCAGGATGTAGGTGAGCTGCTCCAGGCTGCTGGTGGTGTAGAGCCCCACCGGCACGCCCCCCAGCGCCATGGCCCCCAGGGCCGCCACGTGCCACGCCTCGCGGTTGAAGCTCAGGATGCCCAGGGGGTCCCCCTCCCGGAACCCCAGGGCGTACAGCCCCAGCCCGAAGCGCTTGACGCGCTGGGCATAGTCGAACCACGAGGTGGGGACGTAGGCGCCCCCTTTGCGTGACCAGAGCGCCGGGCGGTGTTCCAGCCGGGCGGACTGGTCATGCAGCGCATGCAGCATCGTCTTGGGCAGGTCCATCGGGTGAACGTAGTGGAAGCGCCCGGGCAGAACCAAGTCTCCGCGTCTCTGACGTTGACAGCATGTTCACCTGCTTTGTATGCCGCGCCCGACCATGAGCATCGACTTCACCTGTCAGAAGTGCGAGGCGAGCTTCGAGTTGGAAGCCCAGGACCTCATTGAAGGGACGGAGAAGATCATCTGTCCCCACTGCGATTCGAAGGCGCCCGCCAACCTCTCCGAGGACTTCGTCGCCGCGCTCACGGAGATGCGCGCGCAGATCGCGACCTTGAGCAAGAAGTACTTCGCCGTCACGCTCGCGCTGGAGGCCGAGGAGCTGGAGGACGAAATCGACGACGACGACGATGACGCCGACGAGGAGGCGGAAGACGACGACCTCGACGAGGACGAGGACGACGAGGAGTCCGAGGACGACGAGGACTACGACGACGAGGCGGAAGACGAGGAGCAGGACCGCTAGTCGCGCCCGTTGTTCCCGCCTGGTCGGCTGCCCTCCTACCCGGAGGGCAGGGGCCCGGGGGCCGCTCGCGGAGGCGGGGGTGCGGTGCCCTTTCGGTGAAGGGAGAGGTGCGTAGCTTAAGGATGTGAAAACGTCCAACCGCGCCAACTTCTTCGTCGCTCCGTTCACGGCCGTGGTGCTGGCGCTGGGAGGACTGCTCTTCCTTCCCGCGTTCGGCATCCCCGGCGCCATCGCCGCCTCCGGGCAGGCGGAAGGAAAGAAAGAGAAGCCCTGCCTCACAGAGAAGGGCAGCGACCCCAAGGCCTGCACGGACTTGGTGGAGCTGGAAGTGAAGGACGTGGTGCCCCTCATGGAGGCCCAGACGCACGCCGTCGTGCTGTCCACCAAGGACGGGGAGACGGTGCTGCCCCTCTTCGTGGATGAGGGCGCCGCGGTGTCCATCGCCTTCCGTCTGGCCGAGCGCCCGCCCCCGCAGCCCCTGTCACAGGACCTGCTGGACGACGTGGTGTCCAAGCTGGGCGGCAAGGTCACCGAGGTCCGCATCGACGACCTGCGCGACAACGTCTACTCCGGCCGCGTCTTCCTCCAGCAGGGCCAGAAGCAGCTCGCGCTGGACGCCCGGCCCTCGGACTCCATCGCCATGGCCATGCACAGCAACGCCCGCATCCGCGTGACGCGCAAGGTGCTGGCGCTGGCGGGCATCACCCGCGCGGAGATTGAAGCCCTCCAGCAGCAGCAGGGCATGGGCGTGGGGGGCAGCGGCCACGGGGGGGACATGGACATGGGTCCCCTGCCCCCGCCGCCGCCCATGGGCCCCAGCGCCGGCAGCCCGAAGCCGCCCTCGGAGGACATCGGCATGGACCGCTCCGCCCAGGAGCCCCCGGTGATGGCGCCCATGGGCAAGGGGCAGGAGATCGACCTCTAGCGCGGACGTGCGCCCCTGGAACGGCGAAAGCCCGGCCCCCCCTCCCAGGGTAGCCGGGCTTTCTTCGTCCCAAGTGACTGGGAGCCACGAATGGCGTGCGCCGGTGGGCGGTAACTTTCCGCCCAGCGCGTGGGCGAAGAGTTAGTCCTTCGGGCGCAAGGCTGTCAAGCCGCCCACCCCGTGGGGCTAGGATGCGCGGCCCTATGCGCAAGGCGAAGATCATCTGCACGCTGGGGCCGGCTTCGGACTCCCGCGAAGTCATTGAGGGGCTGGTCCGCGCGGGCATGAACGTGGCCCGGCTGAACTTCTCCCACGGTACGCACGACGAGCACCGCCAGCGGGTGCTCCGCATCCGCGCGGTGGCCAAGAAGCTGGGCGTGCCGGTGGCCATCCTCCAGGACGTCCAGGGCCCCAAGGTGCGCCTGGGCAAGTTCGAGGGCGGCCAGCTGCTGGTGACGGCGGGCGACACCGTGACGGTGACGACGCGCGCGGTGGTGGGCCAGGGCCGCGTCATCCCCACCCCGGTGCGCTCGCTGCCCCGGGACGTGGAGAGGGGCCACGTCGTGCTCCTGGACGACGGCCGGGTGCGCCTGCGCGTGCTGAAGGTGGACGGCCGGGACGTGTCCTGCCGCGTGGAGGTGGGCGGGCTCCTCAAGGACCACAAGGGCCTCAACCTGCCCGGGACGGCCATGTCCGTCCCCACCCTCACGGAGAAGGACAAGGTGGACCTGGCCTTCGGCCAGGAGGTGGGCGTGGACTACGTGGCGCTGTCCTTCGTGCGCTCCGCGCAGGACGTGCGGCAGGCCCGCGCCCTGGTGGCCCGGCGCAAGACGCCCATCATCTCCAAGATTGAAAAGCCCCAGGCGGTGGAGAACCTGGCGGCCATCGCCGCGGAGTCGGACGGGGTGATGGTGGCCCGGGGCGACCTGGGCGTGGAGATGCCGCTGGAGCAGCTGCCGGCCATCCAGAAGCGCGCCGTGCGGGAGGTCAACCGCATGGGGGGCATCGTCATCGTCGCGACGGAGATGCTGGAGAGCATGGTGAACAACGCCCGGCCCACGCGCGCGGAGGTGTCCGACGTGGCCAACGCCATCCTCGACGGCGCGGACGCGGTGATGCTGTCCGGCGAGACGGCGGCGGGCCGCTACCCCATCGACGCGGCGGCCACCATGGCGCGCATCGTGGAAGAGACGGAGCGCACGGGCACCGTCTCCCTGTCGCACTCCCCCTTCGAGCGCTCGGAAGACCTGGGCACCGGCATCGCGGCGGCGGCGGTGGCGGCGTCGCGGCAGCTCAACATCGGGACCATCGTCGCGTACACGGAGAGCGGCCACACCGCGCGGCTCATCTCCGAGTTCCGGCCCGGCGCGCGCGTCATCGCGCTGACGCCCAACCCGGACACGGTGAACCGGATGGCGCTGTACTGGGGGGTGACGGGCCACCTGGTGAAGCGCGTCACGACCACGGACGCCATGCTCAAGCAGGTGCGCCGCCTCTGCCACGAGGAGCACTTCTGCGAGCCCGGCACGCCCGTCATCGTCGTGGCCGGCGTGCCGCTCAACGTCCCGGGCAACACCAACCTGATGAGCATCCACCGCGTCTAGGGCGCGGTGGATGCCCGGCGCGCAGGGCCTTCGGGACTCAGAAGGCCTTCTGCGTGAAGTCGTAGAGCTTCTCCACGGACAGCTGGCGGTAGCGCTCCACGTTGAGGGCCCGGCGGGCGCACTCCCACACCAGGTCGCGCGGCGGGCGCTCCGGCTCCTTCTTCTTGCGGCGCTTCACCTCGGCCTTGATGTTCTTGAGCGCCATGGGCGGGTGGTAGCAGAAGGCGGAGGAGAACAGCAGGTGCCCACCGAAGGGGATGAGGCGCGCCTCCAGCACGTCCCCCGACTCCAGGCCCGCGACGTGGCGGCGCTCCGTCACGTCGAAGTCCTTGCCGGAGAAGAGCTCGCGCAGGCGCACCATGCCCTTGCCCAGCTTGCGCACCTCGAAGAGGCCGTGCACCGTCTCCGTGAAGCTGCGGAAGGCGTTGGCCTCCTCCGGCGCCGCGGACTGGGTGCGCTGCTCGTACAGCTCCACGGCCGGCGTCCTGCCGGTGAGCGGCGAGACGCGGTCGTAGAGGTAGTAGTCCAGGAACGACGCCATGCGCAGCTCGAAGAACTTGTCGTCCTCGAACACCTCGCCCGTGAGGCGGAAGTACTCCGCCTTCGCGTCGAGCAGGTCCGGCTTGCGCGTCTCATCGCTGCCGAAGGCGATGAGCTGGTCCAGGTAGGGCTGGTACGACAACGGGGTCAGCGCGGTGTCCATAGGAGCGGTGGGCGCCTTTTCATCCCGCCATCAGCGTCGCGAAGCGGCTGAACAGGTAGCGCGCGTCGTGAGGGCCGGGCGAAGCCTCGGGGTGGTACTGCACGCTGAAGGCCCTCGCGTCCGGAACGGCCAGGCCCTCCACCGTACCGTCGTTCAGGTTGATGTGCGTCACCACGGCCTTGCCCTTGAGGCTGGCGTCGTCCACCGCGAACCCGTGGTTCTGCGCGGTGATCTCCACCTTGCCCGTCGTCAAGTCCTTCACGGGCTGGTTGCCACCCCGGTGACCGAACTTCATCTTGTACGTCCGGCCGCCCAGCGCCAGCGCCATGATCTGATGCCCCAGGCAGATGCCGAACACCGGCACCTTGCCCAGGAGCGCCGCCACCGTGCGGTCCGCGCCCTTCACCGCGGCCGGGTCGCCCGGGCCGTTGGCCAGGAAGACGCCGTGCGGCCTGCGCGCCAGCACCTGCTCCGCCGTGGTGTGGGACGGCACCACCGTCACGCGGCAGCCCACGTCCACCAGGTACTGGAGCATGGAGCGCTTGAGCCCGTAGTCGTACGCCACCACGTCGTACTTCAGCTCCGGCTCCGGGCGCTTGTCCCCGGGCGCCAGGAACACGTCCGGCGACGGCGTGGTGAACAGGTACGGCTCCTTGCAGGAGACGCCCGTCGCCAGGTCCATGCCCTCCATGCCCGCGGCGCTCCGGGCGCGCTCGGACAGCGCGGCCAGGGACACGTTCTCCGTGGAGATGACGCCCATCTGCGCGCCATGCGTGCGCAGGTGGCGCACCAGCCGGCGCGTGTCCACGCCTTCGATGCCGGCGCGGCCATGGCGCGCCAGGTACGCGTCCAGCGTCTCCTCCGAGCGCCAGTTGGACGGCGTGCGCGTCAGCGAGCGCACCACCATGCCCACCGCGTGCGGCTGCCCCGCCTCTTCATCCGAGGCGTTCGCCCCGATGTTGCCCATCTCCGGATAGGCCATGGTGACGATCTGCCCGACGTACGAGGGGTCCGTGAGGATCTCCTGGTAGCCGTACATGGACGTGTTGAAAACGACTTCGCCCACCGTCTCGCCGGACGCGCCAAAGGCGCGCCCTTCGAAGGTGGTGCCATCCGCCAGTGCGAGCACCGCCCGCTTCGTCATCACCGCGACTCCTTGAGCTGACCGTCCTCGAACACACACCGGCCCCCCACCCACGTCTGCGACACGCGACCCTTCATCGTGCGCCCGTGGAAGGGGGTATTCCGGCTGCGGGAATAGAACCGGTGAGCATCCACCGTCCACTCCTCCCCAGGTGATACGACCGTGATGTCCGCTGGTGACCCGGGCGCCAGGTGACCGCCTGGCAGGCCGAATACCCTCGCGGGCCCCTCTGACAGGAGCTCCACCGCCCGGCGCGGGGTGAGCACCCCTTCGTGCACCAGCGCCAGGGTGAGCCCCAGGGCCGTCTCCAGCCCGACGATGCCGTTGATGCCCTTCTCGAACTCCACCAGCTTGTC
Above is a window of Corallococcus soli DNA encoding:
- a CDS encoding citrate synthase — its product is MPKDTLTITDNRTGKTYEVPIENGCIRTPDLRQIKTGSDDFGLMGYDPAFLNTANCKSAITFIDGDKGILEYRGYPIEQLAEKSNFLEVAYLLLKGELPTEKELEVFTNLVTHHTYVHENVKSFMDGFRYDAHPMSMLGSTVAALSGFYPDAKNIRDERSREIQITRLIAKMPTIAAFSYRHTMGLPYVYPSNELSYVANFLTMMKHIGGAYKVHPVLEKALDVLFILHADHEQNCSTTSVRTVGSSQVDPYSAVAAGVGALYGPLHGGANEAVLRMLRDIGHVSKIPEFIKQVKGGEGEKKLMGFGHRVYKSYDPRAKVIKRVADEVFEVTGKNPLLDIALELERIALEDEYFVKRKLYPNVDFYSGLIYEAMGFQAEMFPVLFAIPRTVGWCAQWEEMVTDNEQKIARPRQVYTGATRRDYVAREKRTGQK
- a CDS encoding AMP-dependent synthetase/ligase yields the protein MDLPKTMLHALHDQSARLEHRPALWSRKGGAYVPTSWFDYAQRVKRFGLGLYALGFREGDPLGILSFNREAWHVAALGAMALGGVPVGLYTTSSLEQLTYILGHCEARFLLVENAKHLATALELQRRLPALKHVIVVDPPTPLPEGVLTYADVVASGGRADEGPYWDGVHALHPDGLGTLIYTSGTTGQPKGVALSHRNLAWTAKQLGETMDFRDMEDDRLLSYLPLSHIAEQVVSLHGPLLMGMQVYFADSLDALGKNLQEVRPTIFFGVPRVWEKFKTKAEEGLAAQPPLKRRLVEWARGTALERNTRHLNQERVPVLMEAKYALARKLVFAPLKTRIGLDQARVFATSAAPIGREVLDFFASIDVILLEAWGMTEVTGPATVNTSECARLGTVGRPMLGVEVRIAEDGEILVRGGNVCLGYHRNPAATQELLEDGWLHTGDVGQLDDGGFLRITGRKKEIIVTSGGKKTSPANIEELIKAVSPVGHAVVLGDRRNFLVALVTLDPDRARRFAKERGWSEDLAALVKDPRLQQHLHEALEREVNPKLSRFETIKRFTVLSGEFTTEGGELTPSMKVRRKVVEEKYALAIDALYRETNGAAAHD
- a CDS encoding bifunctional nuclease family protein is translated as MKTSNRANFFVAPFTAVVLALGGLLFLPAFGIPGAIAASGQAEGKKEKPCLTEKGSDPKACTDLVELEVKDVVPLMEAQTHAVVLSTKDGETVLPLFVDEGAAVSIAFRLAERPPPQPLSQDLLDDVVSKLGGKVTEVRIDDLRDNVYSGRVFLQQGQKQLALDARPSDSIAMAMHSNARIRVTRKVLALAGITRAEIEALQQQQGMGVGGSGHGGDMDMGPLPPPPPMGPSAGSPKPPSEDIGMDRSAQEPPVMAPMGKGQEIDL
- the pyk gene encoding pyruvate kinase, whose translation is MRKAKIICTLGPASDSREVIEGLVRAGMNVARLNFSHGTHDEHRQRVLRIRAVAKKLGVPVAILQDVQGPKVRLGKFEGGQLLVTAGDTVTVTTRAVVGQGRVIPTPVRSLPRDVERGHVVLLDDGRVRLRVLKVDGRDVSCRVEVGGLLKDHKGLNLPGTAMSVPTLTEKDKVDLAFGQEVGVDYVALSFVRSAQDVRQARALVARRKTPIISKIEKPQAVENLAAIAAESDGVMVARGDLGVEMPLEQLPAIQKRAVREVNRMGGIVIVATEMLESMVNNARPTRAEVSDVANAILDGADAVMLSGETAAGRYPIDAAATMARIVEETERTGTVSLSHSPFERSEDLGTGIAAAAVAASRQLNIGTIVAYTESGHTARLISEFRPGARVIALTPNPDTVNRMALYWGVTGHLVKRVTTTDAMLKQVRRLCHEEHFCEPGTPVIVVAGVPLNVPGNTNLMSIHRV
- the carA gene encoding glutamine-hydrolyzing carbamoyl-phosphate synthase small subunit, with amino-acid sequence MTKRAVLALADGTTFEGRAFGASGETVGEVVFNTSMYGYQEILTDPSYVGQIVTMAYPEMGNIGANASDEEAGQPHAVGMVVRSLTRTPSNWRSEETLDAYLARHGRAGIEGVDTRRLVRHLRTHGAQMGVISTENVSLAALSERARSAAGMEGMDLATGVSCKEPYLFTTPSPDVFLAPGDKRPEPELKYDVVAYDYGLKRSMLQYLVDVGCRVTVVPSHTTAEQVLARRPHGVFLANGPGDPAAVKGADRTVAALLGKVPVFGICLGHQIMALALGGRTYKMKFGHRGGNQPVKDLTTGKVEITAQNHGFAVDDASLKGKAVVTHINLNDGTVEGLAVPDARAFSVQYHPEASPGPHDARYLFSRFATLMAG